One stretch of Roseovarius mucosus DNA includes these proteins:
- the fliM gene encoding flagellar motor switch protein FliM, which yields MARNTTSATHKLSSNEVAALVDGLLDMEKEQTHGTESVKRYKFGSDNLSIMGDYHGLRMVNERFCRLARPVFLPFLRMHPRISAFPPEVKSFSHYCDELENFVSLTTARVDALRSNQLIMLPPNFVSLLTNAYYGGNIAYLPGGRAEFTASETRVIEIVTKGIYRALEAAWRDLIPLDFANPVHEDNLQFATFVESEEKVVCCSFIIQLPEADPATLDLIYPLQALKPIAARLRSRMQSDQVADDLRWRSRLREAVMAVPLNVTARLAEPNVPISALTGLRPGRVVPVDLTLRPQLLVEGTPLFDAEPGAQNGRAALSLTRRIEP from the coding sequence ATGGCCCGCAACACCACCAGCGCCACCCACAAACTTAGCTCGAACGAGGTCGCAGCCCTTGTCGACGGCCTGCTCGACATGGAGAAAGAGCAGACCCACGGCACCGAAAGCGTCAAGCGCTACAAATTCGGCTCTGACAACCTGTCGATCATGGGCGATTACCACGGGTTGCGCATGGTCAACGAACGCTTTTGTCGTCTGGCGCGGCCCGTGTTCCTGCCGTTCCTGCGGATGCACCCGCGCATCTCTGCCTTTCCACCCGAGGTCAAAAGCTTTTCGCATTACTGCGACGAGTTGGAGAATTTTGTCAGCCTGACCACCGCCCGCGTCGATGCGCTGCGCAGCAATCAGTTGATCATGCTGCCGCCCAATTTCGTATCCTTGCTGACCAATGCCTATTACGGCGGCAATATCGCCTATCTGCCGGGTGGCCGCGCCGAGTTTACCGCCAGCGAGACGCGGGTGATCGAAATCGTGACCAAGGGCATCTACCGCGCGCTCGAGGCCGCGTGGCGCGATCTGATCCCGCTCGATTTCGCCAATCCGGTGCATGAGGACAATCTGCAATTCGCCACCTTTGTCGAAAGCGAAGAAAAGGTTGTCTGCTGCTCTTTCATCATCCAGCTGCCCGAGGCCGATCCGGCCACGCTGGATCTAATTTACCCGCTTCAGGCGCTCAAACCAATTGCCGCGCGCCTGCGCTCGCGGATGCAGTCGGATCAAGTGGCCGATGACCTGCGCTGGCGCAGCCGCCTGCGCGAGGCGGTGATGGCTGTGCCGCTCAATGTCACGGCGCGTCTGGCCGAACCCAATGTGCCCATCAGCGCCCTGACCGGGCTGCGCCCCGGTCGCGTCGTGCCGGTTGATCTGACGCTGCGCCCGCAATTGCTGGTCGAAGGCACACCACTCTTTGACGCCGAACCGGGCGCGCAGAATGGCCGCGCCGCGCTCTCGCTTACCCGCCGTATTGAACCCTGA
- the fliN gene encoding flagellar motor switch protein FliN: MTNDATPPTDQPDTSLTNVDLGLLANVRVSMTVEVGNTQITLQDLLRLNEGSVVELDRMAGDPLDILVNGTPIAKGEVVVVGEKFGIRFGDIVDPRQRIETV; this comes from the coding sequence ATGACCAATGATGCCACCCCCCCGACCGACCAGCCCGACACCAGCCTGACCAACGTTGACCTTGGCCTTTTGGCCAATGTCCGTGTCAGCATGACCGTTGAGGTGGGCAATACCCAAATCACGCTGCAAGACCTCTTGCGCCTCAACGAAGGCTCGGTGGTGGAACTCGACCGCATGGCGGGCGACCCGCTCGATATTCTGGTCAACGGCACCCCCATCGCCAAGGGCGAGGTGGTCGTGGTGGGCGAGAAATTCGGCATCCGCTTTGGCGATATCGTCGATCCCCGGCAACGGATCGAAACCGTCTGA
- a CDS encoding flagellar assembly protein FliO — protein sequence MDVLTPDRILTIAGFLGVLVLVWAVIRHKRAPLAARLATGRKLELTETLNLGGDSRALLLKAEGQTVLVVMGRRSGTALTLLAQNEGAAA from the coding sequence GTGGATGTCTTGACCCCTGACCGCATCCTGACCATTGCGGGCTTTCTGGGCGTGCTCGTGCTGGTCTGGGCCGTGATCCGCCATAAACGCGCACCGCTCGCCGCCCGTCTGGCAACCGGTCGCAAACTGGAACTGACCGAGACGCTCAATCTGGGCGGCGACAGCCGCGCGCTCTTGCTCAAGGCCGAAGGGCAAACCGTGCTGGTGGTGATGGGCCGCCGCTCGGGCACCGCGCTGACCCTTCTGGCACAAAACGAGGGGGCCGCAGCATGA
- the fliP gene encoding flagellar type III secretion system pore protein FliP (The bacterial flagellar biogenesis protein FliP forms a type III secretion system (T3SS)-type pore required for flagellar assembly.), giving the protein MSRLFPLLILALLLPAPVLAQQGLPAITLSDENGTTYSLSLQILALMTALTVLPSLVLGMTAFTRIIIVLSILRQAMGTMQTPPNQVLIAIALFLSFFVMQPVLTEVYDTALSPYLDGQMAPDVAVRLAWDKLSGFMLANTRQNDLLMFAELAGDAPYASDAEVPVAVLLPAYITSELKTAFQIGFLLFLPFLVIDMVIASILMALGMMMLSPMIVSLPFKLLLFVLVDGWALTMGSLASSFQGAL; this is encoded by the coding sequence ATGAGCCGCCTTTTTCCGCTTCTGATCCTTGCCCTTCTGCTGCCCGCGCCGGTTCTGGCACAACAGGGCCTGCCCGCGATCACCCTCTCGGACGAGAACGGCACGACCTATTCGCTCTCACTGCAAATTCTGGCGCTGATGACGGCGCTCACGGTGCTGCCGTCGCTGGTGCTGGGCATGACCGCCTTTACCCGGATCATCATCGTGCTGTCGATCCTGCGGCAAGCCATGGGCACGATGCAGACGCCGCCCAATCAGGTGCTCATCGCCATCGCGCTTTTTTTGTCGTTCTTCGTGATGCAGCCAGTGCTGACAGAGGTGTATGACACCGCGCTCAGCCCCTATCTCGATGGGCAAATGGCCCCGGATGTGGCGGTGCGGCTGGCCTGGGACAAGCTGTCCGGCTTCATGCTGGCCAATACCCGGCAGAACGACCTTTTGATGTTCGCGGAACTGGCGGGCGATGCCCCCTATGCCAGCGACGCCGAAGTCCCGGTGGCCGTGCTCTTGCCCGCCTATATCACTTCGGAACTCAAGACCGCGTTCCAGATCGGCTTTCTGCTGTTCCTGCCCTTTCTGGTGATCGACATGGTGATCGCCTCGATCCTGATGGCACTCGGCATGATGATGCTCTCTCCGATGATCGTGTCGCTGCCCTTCAAACTGCTGTTGTTCGTGCTGGTCGATGGCTGGGCCCTGACCATGGGCTCGCTTGCCTCCAGCTTTCAAGGAGCGCTCTGA
- the fliQ gene encoding flagellar biosynthesis protein FliQ, with the protein MDFDANIEHLRMAYWNILLTAGPVLLVALAVGLVIGILQAATSINEATLSFVPKMAIVIVTMALMSGFMLSTMTDYFTHVFDAIATMH; encoded by the coding sequence ATGGATTTCGACGCCAATATCGAACATTTGCGCATGGCCTACTGGAATATCCTGCTGACAGCAGGCCCGGTCCTGCTGGTGGCGCTCGCCGTGGGCCTTGTGATCGGCATCCTTCAGGCGGCCACCTCGATCAACGAGGCAACACTTAGCTTTGTGCCGAAAATGGCCATCGTGATCGTGACCATGGCGCTCATGTCGGGCTTCATGCTCAGCACGATGACCGATTATTTCACCCATGTCTTCGACGCCATCGCGACGATGCACTAG
- the fliR gene encoding flagellar biosynthetic protein FliR, translated as MLPEFAPSATGLPGLELTQLTGLALQFLFAMLRIGAFVLSAPLFAARFISLPVRIIISVCLTVPLMGQVPIPEPEALSSLSSVVIALRELAIGLSAGMVLQILFAAAVMAGDRIANTAGLGLAAQVDPTSGSQSPVIGQFFMLFLLAIFVTEDGHLAAIRLMLDSYRLIPIGTPIAGTVLIDASMEATTAMFRNAAQLMMPVVSVLLLLNLVIGVITRSAPSLNLFAFGFPLTMTATLVLLFLTVTSLGPALSERVAQALQHLMEMLNGLPNG; from the coding sequence ATGCTGCCCGAATTCGCCCCCTCTGCCACCGGTTTGCCGGGTCTGGAACTCACGCAGTTGACGGGGCTCGCGCTGCAATTTCTGTTCGCCATGCTGCGCATCGGTGCCTTTGTCCTTTCGGCCCCGCTCTTTGCGGCGCGGTTCATCTCGTTGCCGGTGCGGATCATCATTTCGGTCTGCCTGACGGTGCCACTGATGGGTCAGGTGCCGATCCCCGAACCCGAAGCGCTCTCCAGCCTCTCCAGCGTGGTTATCGCCCTGCGTGAACTGGCGATCGGGCTGTCGGCGGGGATGGTGCTGCAAATCCTCTTTGCCGCTGCCGTCATGGCGGGCGACCGCATCGCTAATACCGCCGGCCTGGGCCTTGCGGCGCAGGTCGATCCCACCAGCGGCTCGCAATCGCCGGTCATTGGCCAGTTTTTCATGCTGTTCCTCTTGGCCATTTTCGTGACCGAGGACGGCCATCTTGCCGCCATCCGCCTGATGCTCGACAGCTATCGCCTTATTCCCATCGGCACGCCCATCGCGGGCACGGTGCTGATCGACGCAAGCATGGAGGCGACCACAGCGATGTTTCGCAACGCGGCCCAGTTGATGATGCCCGTCGTCTCGGTGCTATTGCTGCTGAACCTCGTGATCGGGGTGATCACCCGCTCGGCCCCCTCGCTCAATCTTTTTGCCTTTGGCTTTCCGCTGACGATGACCGCCACGCTGGTCTTGCTTTTTCTCACCGTCACCAGCCTTGGCCCCGCCCTGTCGGAACGGGTGGCACAGGCCTTGCAGCATCTGATGGAGATGTTGAACGGATTACCCAATGGCTGA
- a CDS encoding EscU/YscU/HrcU family type III secretion system export apparatus switch protein has protein sequence MADADDGQEKTEEPTQKRRQEAREEGRITTSTEVFVLVTLGMGALILSAGQWALPGLAGLWATGLVIDGAQSLDAMMIGHTRDMMLWMLAAGPGLGLPLLAAVLMAQSAMGGLNFAPKALGFKPEKMNPMTGLGRMVSMKALVDLLKAVLKVTLLLAAGVLMLYPLLPALGSSSALAPGDAMVLFGTAMLRVLGGLLLGLVVIAALDLGWQIHSNTKSMRMSRQDIKDESKESEGSPEQKGAMRRRQMQASRRASERKALADVPMATAIITNPTHFAIALRYEPGTDTAPRILAMGKGPMAQAVIRRGRRAGVTTLQVPPLARALYFTGAIGREIPDVLFAAVAVILAHVWRLEQGQPAPMPDVDLPPDLTLDEFGRPLRWRNQ, from the coding sequence ATGGCTGACGCAGACGACGGACAGGAAAAAACCGAAGAGCCAACCCAGAAACGCCGCCAAGAGGCGCGCGAAGAAGGGCGGATCACAACTTCTACCGAGGTCTTCGTGCTGGTCACGCTGGGCATGGGCGCGCTTATCCTCAGCGCCGGACAATGGGCGCTGCCGGGGCTGGCCGGGCTTTGGGCAACAGGGCTGGTGATCGACGGGGCGCAATCGCTCGACGCGATGATGATTGGGCACACGCGCGATATGATGCTCTGGATGCTGGCCGCTGGGCCCGGACTGGGCCTGCCGCTGCTGGCGGCTGTGCTCATGGCGCAATCGGCCATGGGGGGGCTGAACTTTGCGCCCAAGGCGTTGGGCTTCAAACCCGAGAAAATGAACCCCATGACCGGGCTGGGGCGGATGGTGTCGATGAAGGCACTGGTCGATCTGCTCAAGGCGGTGCTCAAGGTCACGCTCTTGCTTGCGGCGGGTGTGCTGATGCTCTACCCGCTTTTGCCTGCGCTTGGCAGCTCTTCGGCGCTGGCGCCCGGCGATGCGATGGTGCTCTTTGGCACGGCGATGCTGCGGGTGCTGGGCGGGCTGCTGCTTGGCCTTGTGGTGATCGCAGCACTTGATCTTGGCTGGCAAATCCACTCCAACACAAAATCCATGCGCATGTCGCGGCAGGACATCAAGGACGAATCCAAGGAATCCGAAGGCTCGCCCGAGCAAAAAGGTGCGATGCGCCGCCGCCAGATGCAGGCCTCGCGCCGCGCGTCAGAGCGCAAGGCATTGGCCGATGTACCGATGGCCACCGCCATCATCACCAACCCCACCCATTTCGCCATCGCCCTGCGTTACGAGCCGGGCACCGATACCGCACCGCGCATCCTTGCCATGGGCAAGGGACCAATGGCGCAGGCTGTGATCCGCCGGGGCCGCCGCGCGGGTGTCACTACATTGCAAGTGCCGCCACTGGCGCGCGCCCTTTACTTTACAGGGGCCATTGGCCGGGAAATTCCCGATGTGCTCTTTGCCGCCGTGGCTGTGATCCTTGCGCATGTGTGGCGTCTGGAACAGGGGCAGCCCGCCCCCATGCCCGATGTCGACCTGCCCCCCGACCTGACACTTGACGAATTTGGCCGCCCCCTCAGATGGAGAAATCAATGA
- a CDS encoding response regulator has product MKILLADDHNLLAEAVGNMLNAQPGNVAITTDSYDGILSLLSEHTDVDIVLLDLKMPGMVGLASVKSVIEKSAPAKVVLFTGMVDRHFLHSALELGCKGLIPKTMPLQSLNSVLQLINSGQVFVPMDAGTPGLDKAGPEHDLTEKELFVLRLAADGLTNKEIARDMGTNEVTIKMHMRSICKKLNARNRAHAAMISRERALI; this is encoded by the coding sequence ATGAAAATTTTACTTGCAGACGATCACAACCTTCTCGCCGAAGCCGTGGGCAACATGCTCAACGCGCAGCCCGGCAATGTGGCGATCACCACCGATTCCTATGATGGCATCCTCAGCCTGCTGTCCGAGCATACAGATGTCGATATCGTCCTGCTCGACCTCAAGATGCCGGGTATGGTCGGGCTTGCCAGCGTCAAAAGCGTGATCGAGAAATCCGCCCCCGCCAAGGTCGTGCTTTTTACCGGCATGGTGGATCGGCATTTCCTGCACAGCGCGCTGGAATTGGGCTGCAAGGGGCTGATCCCTAAAACGATGCCGCTGCAATCGCTCAACAGCGTGCTGCAACTGATTAATTCGGGGCAGGTCTTTGTGCCGATGGATGCCGGCACGCCGGGCCTCGACAAGGCCGGGCCAGAACATGACCTGACGGAAAAGGAACTTTTCGTGCTGCGCCTTGCCGCCGATGGCCTGACCAACAAGGAAATCGCGCGCGACATGGGCACCAATGAGGTCACGATCAAGATGCACATGCGCTCGATCTGCAAAAAGCTGAACGCCCGCAACCGCGCCCATGCCGCCATGATCAGCCGCGAACGCGCGCTGATCTGA
- a CDS encoding META domain-containing protein, with translation MRLAVAVMALSALGACKDETVTGYGGADQIWHLESIDGAAFGARATLEFPAKGALAGAGPCNTYSGRQTVPYPWFSAESVVTTKRACPELAAEALYLAALREMSLVEVLGPVLILSNDAGREMVFRAGE, from the coding sequence ATGCGGCTGGCTGTGGCGGTTATGGCGCTGTCGGCGTTGGGCGCTTGCAAGGATGAGACGGTGACCGGCTATGGCGGGGCCGATCAGATCTGGCATCTTGAAAGCATTGACGGCGCGGCGTTTGGCGCGCGCGCAACGCTGGAGTTTCCGGCAAAGGGGGCATTGGCGGGCGCGGGGCCGTGCAACACCTATTCCGGCAGGCAGACCGTGCCCTATCCGTGGTTTTCCGCCGAAAGCGTTGTGACAACCAAGCGCGCCTGTCCGGAGTTGGCAGCAGAGGCGCTCTATCTGGCGGCGCTGCGCGAGATGAGTTTGGTCGAGGTACTGGGCCCTGTTTTAATTCTGTCCAATGACGCGGGCCGCGAGATGGTGTTTCGCGCGGGGGAGTAG
- a CDS encoding TetR/AcrR family transcriptional regulator, whose product MTALRRPRLTRDYWLLAGFEALCEVGPAALGAEPLARRLGATKGSFYWHFADVPAYSAALLALWEEDAAQGLEVASQAATEAARLRGCAQAMAATAEADSLTRRAESAIRAWAGTDPIAAEAVARVDTARLARLHRLLSACDIGNLEMARIVYAAAIGMQAMRDPARDQAAPAIGSLVDLILALR is encoded by the coding sequence ATGACTGCGTTGCGCCGCCCCCGACTGACCCGCGATTACTGGCTTTTGGCCGGGTTCGAGGCGCTGTGCGAAGTGGGTCCGGCGGCGCTGGGCGCAGAGCCTTTGGCGCGGCGGCTGGGGGCAACGAAAGGGTCGTTTTACTGGCATTTTGCGGATGTTCCGGCCTATTCTGCTGCGCTTTTGGCGCTGTGGGAAGAGGACGCCGCACAGGGGCTTGAGGTAGCATCGCAGGCCGCCACCGAGGCGGCGCGCTTGCGCGGGTGTGCGCAGGCCATGGCTGCCACGGCTGAGGCCGATAGCCTGACACGGCGCGCCGAATCAGCGATCCGGGCCTGGGCCGGGACCGATCCTATCGCCGCAGAGGCGGTGGCGCGGGTGGATACGGCACGGCTGGCGCGGTTGCATCGGCTGCTTTCGGCCTGTGACATCGGCAATCTGGAAATGGCACGCATCGTTTATGCGGCGGCGATCGGGATGCAGGCGATGCGTGATCCGGCGCGGGATCAGGCGGCCCCGGCGATTGGCTCGCTGGTCGATCTCATTCTTGCGCTGAGGTAG
- the phnC gene encoding phosphonate ABC transporter ATP-binding protein, which translates to MLSIENLTRTFGQNTAVDRVSFTVDKPAMIGIIGRSGAGKSTLLRMINRLTDATSGQILFEGRDVTALKGADKRAWHSDCAMIFQQFNLVPRMDVVSNVLHGTLNRRSTLATMFNLYPDADIHRAIEILDRLGIADHAPKRAEALSGGQQQRVAIARALMQDPKIVLADEPIASLDPMNAQLVMDDLRRIHEEDGRTVIANLHTLDTARRYCDRVIGMLHGRVVFDGTPEQLTTGVARDIYGADASFSEASTSTSIETLDRSTARALRAAEAAV; encoded by the coding sequence GTGCTCAGCATCGAGAACCTGACCAGAACTTTTGGCCAGAACACCGCCGTGGACAGGGTGTCCTTCACCGTCGACAAACCGGCGATGATCGGCATCATCGGTCGCTCGGGTGCTGGCAAATCCACGCTGCTGCGCATGATCAACCGGCTTACCGATGCCACATCGGGGCAAATCCTGTTCGAGGGCCGCGACGTGACAGCCCTCAAAGGTGCCGACAAACGCGCGTGGCATTCGGACTGCGCCATGATCTTTCAACAGTTCAACCTTGTGCCGCGTATGGATGTAGTCTCGAACGTGCTGCATGGCACGCTCAACCGCCGCTCGACGCTGGCCACCATGTTCAACCTCTACCCCGATGCCGATATTCACCGCGCCATCGAAATCCTTGACCGGCTTGGCATCGCCGACCATGCCCCCAAACGCGCCGAGGCGCTCTCGGGCGGGCAACAGCAGCGCGTGGCGATTGCCCGCGCGCTGATGCAGGACCCTAAGATCGTGCTCGCGGATGAACCCATCGCCAGCCTTGATCCGATGAACGCGCAGCTCGTGATGGACGACCTGCGCCGCATTCACGAAGAGGACGGGCGCACGGTCATCGCCAACCTGCACACGCTCGATACCGCGCGGCGCTACTGCGACCGCGTGATCGGCATGCTGCATGGCCGCGTCGTGTTCGACGGCACGCCCGAACAACTGACCACCGGCGTCGCGCGCGACATCTACGGTGCCGATGCCTCGTTTTCCGAAGCCAGCACATCGACCTCGATTGAAACGCTCGACCGCAGCACCGCCCGCGCCCTGCGCGCAGCCGAGGCGGCGGTCTGA
- the phnD gene encoding phosphonate ABC transporter substrate-binding protein, translating to MKNLFAAIVATTALVSPALAQDQITEFRIGILGGENAQDRMTSNECYRAKAEDLLGVPVKLFTPADYDGVIQGLLGGTLDMAWLGASAYAKAYLTDPEAVEPVMVKTNLDKSYGYYAIGFARKDRNIASLDDMKGKVFAFGDPNSTSGYLIPSIEIPVEIGASMDSGDYFGEVKFVGGHEQTIVAVANGDVDAGVTWADGMGAWEDGYNSGALRKAADAGLVDMNQIVEIWKSKPIPEGPIVLRKSLPERVKLDITTLTASLPYMDADCAYNFMAGEALGFQPINHDAYLSIIEARKASN from the coding sequence ATGAAGAACCTCTTTGCTGCCATCGTCGCCACCACCGCTCTGGTCAGCCCCGCGCTGGCCCAAGACCAGATCACCGAATTCCGCATCGGCATTCTGGGCGGTGAAAACGCCCAAGACCGCATGACCTCGAACGAATGCTACCGCGCCAAGGCCGAAGACCTGCTCGGCGTGCCGGTCAAGCTCTTTACCCCCGCCGATTATGACGGTGTGATTCAGGGCCTGCTTGGCGGCACGCTCGACATGGCATGGCTTGGGGCCTCCGCCTATGCCAAGGCCTATCTGACCGACCCAGAGGCGGTCGAGCCGGTCATGGTCAAGACCAACCTCGACAAATCCTATGGCTATTATGCCATCGGCTTTGCGCGCAAAGACCGCAACATCGCCTCGCTCGACGACATGAAGGGCAAAGTCTTTGCCTTTGGTGATCCCAACTCGACCAGCGGCTACCTGATCCCCTCGATCGAGATCCCCGTCGAAATCGGGGCCAGCATGGACTCGGGCGACTACTTTGGTGAGGTCAAGTTCGTGGGCGGCCACGAGCAGACCATCGTTGCCGTCGCCAATGGCGATGTCGACGCGGGCGTCACCTGGGCCGATGGCATGGGCGCATGGGAAGACGGCTATAATTCCGGCGCGCTGCGCAAGGCGGCGGATGCGGGCCTTGTCGACATGAACCAGATCGTCGAAATCTGGAAATCCAAGCCCATCCCCGAAGGCCCCATCGTGCTTCGCAAATCCCTGCCCGAGCGCGTCAAGCTGGACATCACCACCCTGACCGCCTCGCTCCCCTATATGGACGCCGATTGTGCCTATAACTTCATGGCCGGCGAGGCGCTCGGCTTCCAGCCGATCAACCACGACGCCTATCTCTCGATCATCGAGGCGCGCAAGGCCTCGAACTAA
- the phnE gene encoding phosphonate ABC transporter, permease protein PhnE: MTDLTAGQATEPGAARVKSVQDAYMDMTRRKRLYGMVMLVVFIALMVSGFRVADARNAGGFWDGIGNIFQFPGEVLSEAGQKIANLPGLMAKFLPSLLETVNIAAASTLLGALGAVMISLLATRGLAKWPRLIGLFRRIMDILRAVPEIVIALVLIFILGGGPVPAMIAIAIHTMGALGKLFSEVNENASLKPVEGLQSVGATWGQRMWLGVIPQVAPNYLSYALLRFEINIRASAILGFVGSGGIGYDLKNAFSWGQGRYDEVAAIFLLLFGTIVLFDQLSSHYRNKLIGEG, encoded by the coding sequence ATGACCGATCTGACAGCAGGCCAAGCCACAGAACCGGGCGCCGCACGGGTGAAATCCGTGCAAGACGCCTATATGGATATGACCCGCCGCAAACGCCTCTACGGCATGGTGATGCTGGTCGTCTTCATCGCCCTCATGGTCTCGGGCTTTCGCGTGGCGGATGCGCGCAACGCGGGCGGCTTTTGGGACGGGATCGGCAATATCTTTCAGTTTCCCGGCGAAGTTCTGTCCGAGGCGGGCCAGAAAATCGCCAACCTGCCGGGGCTGATGGCCAAATTCCTGCCCTCGCTGCTGGAGACCGTCAACATCGCCGCAGCCTCTACGCTTCTGGGCGCGCTTGGGGCGGTGATGATCTCGCTGTTGGCGACGCGCGGGCTGGCAAAATGGCCCCGCCTCATCGGTCTCTTTCGCCGGATCATGGATATCCTGCGCGCTGTGCCCGAGATTGTCATCGCCCTCGTGCTGATTTTCATCCTCGGCGGCGGCCCGGTGCCTGCGATGATCGCCATCGCCATTCACACCATGGGCGCGCTCGGCAAGCTCTTTTCCGAGGTCAATGAAAACGCCAGCCTCAAACCCGTCGAGGGGCTGCAATCGGTGGGGGCGACATGGGGTCAACGGATGTGGCTGGGCGTGATCCCGCAGGTGGCCCCCAATTACCTCAGCTACGCGCTCCTGCGCTTCGAAATCAACATCCGCGCCTCCGCCATCTTGGGCTTTGTTGGCTCTGGCGGCATCGGATACGACCTGAAAAACGCCTTTAGCTGGGGCCAAGGGCGTTACGATGAGGTGGCCGCGATCTTTCTGCTTTTGTTCGGCACAATCGTGCTTTTTGACCAACTCTCCAGCCATTACCGCAACAAGCTGATCGGCGAGGGCTAA
- the phnE gene encoding phosphonate ABC transporter, permease protein PhnE, giving the protein MSMMTDITPPHFDAATLFRRKRRLAFAVPAVILAYFTYIFFAFNIMGLADRARLDNARILVADSYSYKTHVTRDNRSGALSIAVEGENKGTWPEGRSPDWVDIQSPERTLVSLKHGQEVLIDGNTLRYDVPGYGLITAEVTRREGVKLTLPTDTIPDWISASDARVDITTEAGRVTLTRARTEVMRYHFGWELFWFTLDSPFYGKSFGELARLAVSGERVVADKSNLAAMVSDVWNNRMWQHKDVLWAIFETILMAFLGTMGAGLVALPLAFAAARNFSPYLAVRAAVRRVFDLLRGVDALIWTLVLARAFGPGPMTGALAILLTDTGTFGKLFSEALENVDKNQIEGVQSTGAKPLQRYRFGVIPQITPVLLSQLLYYLESNTRSATIIGAITGGGIGLLLTQAMITQKDWEEVSYYIILILIMVMLMDTLSGWLRRKLITSDDAGH; this is encoded by the coding sequence ATGAGCATGATGACCGACATCACCCCGCCCCACTTTGACGCCGCCACCCTCTTTCGCCGCAAACGGCGGTTGGCCTTTGCCGTCCCGGCGGTGATCCTTGCCTATTTCACCTATATCTTCTTTGCGTTCAACATCATGGGGCTGGCCGACCGTGCGCGGCTCGACAATGCCCGCATCCTTGTCGCCGACAGCTATAGCTACAAAACCCATGTCACCCGCGACAACCGGTCGGGCGCACTCAGCATCGCAGTCGAGGGCGAGAACAAGGGCACATGGCCCGAGGGGCGCAGCCCCGATTGGGTCGATATCCAAAGCCCGGAACGCACGCTGGTATCCCTGAAACATGGTCAAGAGGTGCTGATTGACGGCAACACGCTGCGCTATGATGTGCCGGGCTATGGGCTGATCACAGCCGAGGTCACGCGCCGCGAGGGTGTCAAACTCACCCTGCCCACAGACACCATCCCCGACTGGATCAGCGCCAGCGACGCACGGGTGGACATCACCACCGAGGCCGGTCGCGTGACCCTGACACGGGCGCGCACCGAGGTCATGCGCTATCACTTCGGCTGGGAACTCTTCTGGTTCACCCTCGACAGCCCGTTCTATGGCAAAAGCTTTGGTGAATTGGCTCGCCTTGCCGTCTCGGGCGAACGGGTGGTCGCGGACAAAAGCAACCTTGCGGCGATGGTATCCGACGTCTGGAACAACCGCATGTGGCAGCACAAGGATGTGCTCTGGGCCATTTTCGAAACCATCCTCATGGCCTTTCTCGGCACCATGGGGGCGGGCCTCGTGGCGCTGCCGCTGGCCTTTGCGGCGGCGCGCAACTTCTCGCCCTATCTCGCGGTGCGTGCGGCGGTGCGGCGCGTCTTTGATCTCTTGCGCGGGGTCGATGCGCTGATCTGGACGCTGGTGCTCGCCCGCGCCTTTGGCCCGGGCCCGATGACCGGCGCGCTGGCCATTCTGCTCACGGATACCGGCACCTTTGGCAAACTCTTTTCCGAGGCGCTGGAAAACGTCGACAAGAACCAAATCGAAGGCGTCCAATCCACAGGGGCCAAACCGCTGCAACGCTATCGCTTTGGCGTGATCCCCCAGATCACACCCGTCCTGCTCAGCCAACTGCTCTATTACCTCGAATCCAACACCCGCAGCGCCACCATCATCGGGGCCATCACCGGCGGTGGGATCGGCCTCTTACTCACACAGGCCATGATCACGCAAAAGGACTGGGAAGAGGTCAGCTATTACATCATTCTCATTCTGATCATGGTGATGCTGATGGACACTCTCTCAGGCTGGTTGCGCCGCAAACTTATCACCTCGGACGACGCTGGGCACTGA